The Tepidibacter aestuarii genome contains a region encoding:
- a CDS encoding CPBP family intramembrane glutamic endopeptidase, with amino-acid sequence MGECSSCKKSILDKIKDMFLRLNRHLYNMDVVTFILSIILMQYLSVIIVSPLIMLFPDNNAAAPFDGNEAKEVIFIVGVIMAPLFETLIYQKLIIDICDKIKWFNNRKYIGILASGAIFGSRHTYSPRYIVHMFVIGSIWAYAYTIYKQKKKHPYWVVCCIHAINNFIALMII; translated from the coding sequence GTGGGGGAATGTAGTAGTTGTAAAAAGTCTATACTTGATAAGATAAAAGATATGTTTTTGAGACTGAATAGGCATTTATACAATATGGATGTAGTAACTTTTATTTTATCTATAATACTTATGCAGTATTTATCTGTTATAATTGTTAGCCCTTTGATTATGCTCTTTCCCGATAATAACGCAGCTGCTCCTTTTGATGGAAATGAAGCAAAGGAGGTTATATTTATAGTAGGAGTTATCATGGCTCCTTTGTTTGAAACTCTTATATATCAAAAACTTATTATCGATATATGCGATAAGATAAAGTGGTTTAATAATAGAAAGTATATTGGAATTCTAGCATCTGGAGCAATATTTGGATCAAGACATACTTATAGTCCTCGGTATATAGTTCATATGTTTGTGATAGGAAGTATATGGGCATATGCTTACACTATATATAAGCAAAAGAAAAAGCATCCGTATTGGGTAGTATGTTGTATTCATGCCATTAATAACTTTATAGCTCTTATGATTATATAA
- a CDS encoding ABC transporter permease yields MLFSLFKKDLIKFKKETIIFLGLVLIINMFFLYKTYNGWNIESAVAINIFLFPIAFLIPLLLSGSKLIGQEWKDNTIYLTMSLPVSSEKIFLSKFLAVTVQYAVSSLSIIAITGIQFLIFFHRSPHAEEMKQLFDIRLFSMGSFFYILSVAGLIYIISIIFLSSLTGKMFKKYSKLVSFGLFFTILIIGGRVIDFIVKSLQKTMFTVIQGGEYINAEDIMEVLQRVGLGFLETSLILLLLAGIIYFVTCKIYDKKIEI; encoded by the coding sequence ATGCTATTTAGTTTATTTAAAAAAGATTTAATCAAATTTAAAAAAGAAACTATAATATTTTTAGGTTTAGTTTTAATAATAAATATGTTTTTTCTTTATAAAACTTATAATGGGTGGAACATAGAGTCTGCAGTTGCTATTAATATATTTTTATTTCCAATAGCATTTTTAATACCATTATTGCTGTCAGGTTCTAAGCTTATAGGTCAAGAATGGAAAGACAATACTATTTATCTTACTATGAGTTTGCCTGTATCTAGCGAAAAGATATTTTTAAGTAAATTCTTAGCTGTAACAGTTCAATATGCTGTATCAAGTTTATCGATAATTGCTATTACTGGTATTCAATTTTTGATCTTTTTTCATAGAAGTCCTCACGCTGAAGAAATGAAACAGTTATTTGATATAAGACTTTTTAGTATGGGAAGTTTTTTCTATATTCTTTCGGTAGCTGGGCTTATATATATAATTAGTATAATATTTTTATCATCTTTAACAGGAAAGATGTTTAAAAAATATTCTAAATTAGTCAGTTTCGGCTTATTTTTTACTATTTTAATTATAGGAGGAAGAGTAATAGATTTTATAGTTAAGTCTTTGCAAAAAACAATGTTCACTGTTATTCAAGGAGGCGAATATATAAATGCAGAAGATATCATGGAGGTATTACAAAGAGTTGGTTTAGGGTTTCTTGAAACTTCTTTGATACTTTTATTATTAGCAGGTATTATTTATTTTGTGACATGCAAAATATATGACAAAAAGATAGAAATATAA
- a CDS encoding DMT family transporter, translated as MKDVLEKNNKLDNYLMIIATVFWSGAFIAGKFSVAEFPVFSLTFFRFFFAVITTFAIIIKKGDNYKIEKTDIFLFIQLGIIGMVGYHVFFFLALKYTTAVNSSLIAATNPIITTVLAFVFFKENIKPKNIISILASFLGVTLIITDGDLKLLANFHFNIGDLLMIIAVVCWAIYSVISKKALKKYKPIIVTSYSFLVCVISLIPFVIMEKPWVYLPNTSMKGWMSVLYMSIFASVIGYSIQQVSIKKIGASKTSLYINLVPVFSMILAYFILGESISIIKLVSAVLIISGVLLNTGVSIKKVEKESEQKN; from the coding sequence GTGAAAGATGTTTTAGAAAAGAATAATAAGTTAGATAACTACCTCATGATAATAGCAACTGTATTTTGGTCAGGTGCATTTATTGCAGGAAAATTTTCTGTAGCTGAGTTTCCAGTATTTTCGCTGACATTTTTCAGATTTTTCTTTGCAGTTATTACAACATTCGCAATTATAATTAAAAAAGGTGATAATTACAAGATTGAAAAAACTGATATATTTTTATTTATTCAATTAGGAATAATAGGTATGGTTGGATATCATGTATTTTTCTTTTTAGCACTTAAGTATACTACGGCTGTAAATTCTTCGTTAATAGCAGCTACAAACCCTATAATAACTACTGTTTTGGCATTCGTATTTTTTAAAGAAAATATAAAGCCAAAGAACATAATATCTATACTGGCATCATTTTTAGGAGTAACTCTCATAATAACAGATGGAGATTTAAAATTATTGGCTAATTTCCATTTTAATATAGGAGATCTACTTATGATAATTGCAGTTGTATGTTGGGCTATATATTCTGTAATATCTAAAAAAGCTCTTAAAAAGTATAAGCCTATAATAGTTACAAGCTATAGTTTTTTGGTATGTGTAATATCGCTGATTCCATTTGTTATAATGGAGAAACCTTGGGTTTATCTACCAAATACTAGCATGAAAGGTTGGATGTCAGTTCTTTACATGTCTATATTTGCATCGGTGATAGGATATTCAATACAACAAGTATCTATAAAAAAAATAGGTGCTAGTAAAACGTCTTTATATATAAACTTGGTACCTGTATTTTCTATGATACTAGCATATTTTATATTGGGAGAGAGCATAAGTATTATAAAATTAGTATCAGCTGTTCTTATAATATCAGGAGTATTATTAAATACAGGTGTTAGTATAAAAAAAGTAGAAAAAGAAAGTGAACAAAAAAACTGA
- a CDS encoding GntR family transcriptional regulator, whose product MNFDNSKPIYTQIIEDIKKKLIRGDIKLGDKMTSQRELAKEIKVNPNTVQRAYREMESMGLVKTLRGQGTFITEETDVLVEIKNDMASEILIKFIQEMRSLGFKDDEMINLIKEWQQKL is encoded by the coding sequence ATGAACTTTGATAATAGTAAGCCTATATATACTCAAATAATCGAAGATATAAAAAAGAAGTTAATTAGAGGAGATATAAAATTAGGAGATAAAATGACTTCTCAAAGAGAACTTGCTAAAGAAATAAAAGTTAATCCTAACACAGTTCAAAGAGCATATAGAGAGATGGAAAGTATGGGTCTTGTAAAAACATTAAGAGGGCAAGGTACATTTATAACTGAAGAAACAGATGTTTTGGTAGAAATAAAGAATGATATGGCGAGTGAAATACTTATTAAATTCATTCAAGAAATGAGATCTTTAGGATTTAAAGATGATGAAATGATAAATTTAATAAAAGAATGGCAACAGAAACTATAG
- a CDS encoding ABC transporter ATP-binding protein has protein sequence MIEFINVNKTFKKTKALDDLNLKIETGKIIGLLGPNGSGKSTSLKMIAGLNRPDSGKIVICGQKPCIDTKKDIAYLPEIDYLHSNMNIKQMAEFISSFYYDWDFNKYEELLKVLKLEENMIIGKVSKGMRAKIKLLLAFSRNAKIILLDEPLSGIDILTREEIVEAVIRDYREGEQTIIFSTHEISETENIFEDVIFMEKGKVKLSGNVDDIKMKYNMSLSEVMKEVYRNAI, from the coding sequence ATGATAGAATTTATAAATGTTAATAAAACTTTCAAAAAAACAAAAGCTCTAGATGATTTAAATTTAAAAATAGAAACAGGGAAAATTATAGGACTATTAGGACCTAATGGTTCTGGTAAATCAACTTCATTAAAAATGATTGCAGGATTAAATAGACCTGATAGTGGTAAAATAGTAATTTGTGGGCAGAAACCTTGTATTGATACAAAAAAAGACATTGCATATCTTCCAGAAATAGATTATTTACATTCAAATATGAATATAAAACAAATGGCAGAATTTATATCTTCATTTTATTATGACTGGGATTTCAATAAATATGAAGAGTTACTTAAAGTTTTGAAATTAGAAGAAAATATGATAATAGGAAAAGTATCTAAAGGTATGAGAGCAAAAATAAAACTTTTACTAGCTTTCTCTAGAAATGCAAAAATAATACTTTTAGACGAACCTTTATCTGGAATTGACATATTGACAAGAGAAGAAATAGTTGAAGCTGTAATAAGAGATTATAGAGAAGGAGAACAAACTATAATATTCTCTACTCATGAAATATCAGAAACTGAAAACATATTTGAAGATGTTATATTTATGGAAAAAGGGAAAGTAAAGCTTTCTGGAAATGTAGATGACATAAAAATGAAATACAATATGTCCTTAAGTGAAGTTATGAAAGAGGTGTATAGAAATGCTATTTAG
- a CDS encoding heavy metal-binding domain-containing protein: MIITTTNTIQGKNIKEYKGIVFGEVIVGVNIIKDFMAGVRDIVGGRSKAYENTLGKSREEAIEELKRKATALGSNAVVGLKVDYETLGQNGGMIMVTVSGTAVVFE; encoded by the coding sequence ATGATAATTACGACAACTAATACAATACAAGGAAAGAATATAAAAGAATATAAGGGAATAGTATTTGGAGAAGTTATAGTAGGTGTTAATATAATAAAAGATTTCATGGCAGGAGTTAGAGATATAGTTGGAGGAAGGTCTAAAGCCTATGAAAATACACTAGGAAAATCAAGAGAAGAAGCAATAGAAGAACTAAAAAGAAAAGCTACAGCTCTTGGCTCAAATGCAGTAGTTGGATTAAAAGTGGATTATGAAACTTTAGGCCAAAACGGAGGAATGATTATGGTTACTGTTTCAGGAACGGCAGTTGTTTTTGAATAA
- a CDS encoding TIGR01212 family radical SAM protein (This family includes YhcC from E. coli K-12, an uncharacterized radical SAM protein.), with the protein MEDRYRIYSKYLKEKYGEKVYKLPLNLPLTCPNRDGAAGVGGCSFCADVGAGFESLENTLSVKEQLEKNMDYIRRRYKANKFIAYFQNYTNTYMEIDKFRNYMNEAIIDDVVEISVSTRPDAINDEYLKILKNIESKGVNISIELGLQTVNYHTLKKINRGHTLAELIDAVIRIKKYGFETTVHLILNLPNDNMDDVIENAKVLSALKVDGVKLHSLYIAKGTKMACEYKNEEIEMIELEEYVKRVCVFLQYTSKDVVIHRLIGRAPEEDTLFCNWNTSWWKIKDMIDEYMDNNDIHQGDKCDYLNGKSVKKFV; encoded by the coding sequence ATGGAAGATAGATATAGAATTTATTCAAAATATTTAAAGGAAAAGTACGGAGAAAAGGTGTACAAGCTTCCTCTAAATCTACCGTTGACTTGTCCTAATAGAGATGGAGCCGCTGGGGTTGGAGGATGTAGTTTTTGTGCAGATGTTGGAGCTGGATTTGAGTCTTTAGAGAATACACTCTCAGTAAAAGAACAGTTAGAAAAGAATATGGACTATATAAGAAGAAGATATAAGGCAAATAAGTTCATTGCATATTTTCAAAACTACACTAATACTTATATGGAGATTGATAAGTTTAGAAACTATATGAATGAAGCGATTATTGATGATGTAGTTGAGATATCAGTTTCTACAAGGCCAGATGCTATAAATGATGAGTATTTAAAAATATTAAAAAATATAGAATCAAAAGGTGTAAACATATCTATAGAGCTTGGACTTCAAACAGTAAATTACCATACACTTAAAAAGATAAACAGAGGACATACGCTAGCTGAGTTAATAGATGCAGTTATAAGAATAAAAAAATATGGATTTGAAACTACAGTTCACTTAATACTAAATCTTCCAAATGATAATATGGATGATGTAATAGAAAATGCTAAGGTATTATCTGCGCTTAAAGTAGATGGAGTCAAGCTTCATTCACTTTATATAGCGAAGGGAACTAAGATGGCTTGTGAGTACAAGAATGAAGAAATAGAAATGATAGAATTAGAAGAGTATGTAAAAAGAGTTTGTGTATTTTTACAGTATACATCAAAAGATGTAGTTATACACAGACTTATAGGTAGGGCACCTGAAGAAGATACACTATTTTGCAATTGGAATACCTCTTGGTGGAAAATAAAAGATATGATAGATGAATATATGGATAATAATGATATACACCAAGGCGATAAGTGTGATTATTTAAATGGAAAAAGTGTCAAAAAATTTGTTTAG
- a CDS encoding ArsR/SmtB family transcription factor: MENYKTNPELFDEYSELLKALAHPVRLCIVKGLLEAGSSNVSNMQNCLDMPQSTISQHVSKLKSAGIIKGDRNGLEIIYSVSNDKVKNIIKALF, encoded by the coding sequence ATGGAGAATTATAAAACTAACCCAGAATTATTTGATGAGTACTCAGAGCTTTTAAAAGCATTAGCTCATCCAGTAAGGCTTTGTATAGTTAAAGGTCTTTTGGAGGCAGGCTCTAGTAATGTATCTAATATGCAAAATTGTCTTGATATGCCACAATCAACTATATCCCAACATGTTTCAAAGTTGAAATCAGCAGGTATAATAAAGGGAGATAGAAATGGCCTTGAGATAATTTATAGTGTATCAAATGATAAAGTTAAGAATATAATAAAGGCATTATTTTAA
- the cdr gene encoding CoA-disulfide reductase, with the protein MSKKIVIVGGVAGGASTAARLRRLDENAEIIMFERGEYISFANCGLPYYIGETITERDALLVQTVEGMSKKFNMDIRNLSEVVKINRLDKTITVKNLRTDESYEESYDVLVLSPGASPIKPPIEGIDDAKNLFTLRNIPDTDSIKNFVDNNHPKKAVVVGGGFIGIEMAENLHDRGVQVTLVEMSNQIMAPVDYEMASILHSHIKDKGVNLILEDGVKEFKNNGKQIVLSSGKTIDTDMIILSIGVRPESSLAKDAGLDIGERGTIKVDDTLRTSDKSIYAIGDAIEVKDYINKKPTMIPLAWPANRQGRLTADHIMGRNVKYNGTLGTSIAKVFDMTVASTGNNEKTLKKLGVKYKAIHVHPNSHAGYYPGAFPVSLKLIFDPTNGKIFGAQAVGYDGIDKRIDVIATAIKGGLNVLDLPDLELSYAPPYSSAKDPVNMAGYVASNIIEGLVDVVYWDEIDKIVENGGLLIDVREAIERDMGYIKGSINIPLGEIRNRLDEIPKNKEVYITCQVGLRGYLACRILSQHGYKVKNLDGGYKTYSSVFEPSSSSSCDCGVTDSGTTNIEEDCLMEIKPTVSLNACGLQCPGPIMKVYQNIENMKDGEVLEISASDPGFAKDIASWCDKTGNTLLKSDFENNSFKALIQKGQSGNLNRLNDSSMLTETKDGATMVVFSGDLDKAIASFIIATGAASMGKKVTMFFTFWGLNVLRKHDAPNVEKDTLEKMFSMMMPKGPSKLPLSKMQMGGMGPKMINHVMAKKNVDSLETLMKNAMDLGVKIVACSMSMDVMGLKEEEFIDGVEIGGVASYLGAAEDSGLNLFI; encoded by the coding sequence ATGAGCAAGAAGATAGTTATAGTTGGAGGAGTTGCAGGAGGTGCTTCTACTGCTGCAAGACTTAGAAGATTAGATGAGAATGCTGAAATTATTATGTTTGAAAGAGGAGAGTATATTTCTTTTGCAAATTGTGGTCTTCCTTATTATATAGGGGAAACTATAACTGAAAGAGATGCTCTACTTGTTCAAACTGTTGAAGGTATGTCTAAGAAATTCAATATGGATATTAGAAATTTAAGTGAAGTTGTGAAGATAAATAGATTAGATAAAACTATTACAGTTAAAAATTTAAGAACTGATGAATCTTATGAAGAAAGTTACGATGTATTAGTGTTATCTCCTGGTGCTAGTCCAATTAAACCTCCAATTGAAGGTATAGATGATGCTAAAAATTTATTTACTCTTAGAAATATACCTGATACTGACAGTATCAAAAATTTTGTAGATAATAACCATCCTAAAAAAGCAGTTGTTGTAGGTGGAGGATTTATAGGTATTGAAATGGCAGAAAATCTTCACGATAGAGGTGTTCAGGTTACTTTAGTTGAAATGAGTAATCAAATAATGGCTCCAGTTGACTATGAGATGGCTAGTATTCTTCACTCTCATATAAAAGATAAAGGTGTGAATTTAATTCTTGAAGATGGAGTTAAGGAGTTTAAAAACAACGGAAAACAAATCGTACTTTCAAGCGGTAAGACAATAGATACAGATATGATTATACTATCAATAGGTGTTAGACCTGAAAGCTCACTTGCAAAAGATGCAGGTCTTGATATCGGTGAACGTGGAACAATAAAGGTAGATGATACACTTAGAACTTCTGACAAAAGCATATATGCTATTGGTGATGCTATAGAAGTTAAAGATTATATAAATAAAAAGCCAACTATGATTCCTTTAGCTTGGCCTGCTAATAGACAAGGAAGACTTACAGCAGATCACATAATGGGCAGAAATGTTAAATACAATGGAACTTTAGGAACATCTATAGCAAAAGTATTTGATATGACAGTTGCTTCAACAGGTAATAATGAAAAAACTTTGAAAAAACTAGGTGTTAAATACAAGGCTATACATGTACATCCAAATTCTCATGCTGGATATTATCCTGGAGCATTTCCTGTATCTTTAAAATTAATATTTGATCCAACTAATGGTAAAATATTCGGTGCTCAAGCTGTGGGATATGATGGAATTGATAAGCGTATAGATGTTATAGCTACTGCTATTAAGGGTGGTCTTAATGTTTTAGATCTTCCAGATTTAGAACTTTCATATGCTCCACCTTATTCATCAGCTAAAGATCCTGTTAATATGGCTGGATATGTTGCTTCTAATATAATTGAAGGCTTGGTTGATGTAGTTTATTGGGATGAAATAGATAAAATAGTTGAAAACGGAGGTCTTTTAATAGATGTTCGTGAGGCAATTGAAAGAGATATGGGATATATAAAAGGTTCTATAAATATACCTTTAGGAGAAATAAGAAATAGGCTTGATGAAATACCTAAAAATAAAGAGGTATATATAACTTGCCAAGTTGGACTTAGAGGATATCTAGCTTGTAGAATATTATCCCAACATGGATACAAAGTTAAAAACCTAGATGGAGGTTATAAGACTTATTCATCAGTATTTGAGCCAAGTTCTTCTAGTAGTTGTGACTGTGGTGTTACAGATTCTGGAACAACTAATATAGAGGAGGATTGCCTTATGGAAATAAAACCTACTGTATCATTAAATGCTTGTGGACTTCAGTGTCCAGGACCTATTATGAAGGTATATCAAAATATAGAAAATATGAAAGATGGAGAAGTTTTAGAAATAAGTGCAAGTGATCCTGGATTTGCAAAAGATATTGCTTCTTGGTGTGATAAAACTGGAAATACTCTTTTAAAATCTGATTTTGAAAACAACTCATTTAAAGCTTTAATCCAAAAAGGTCAAAGCGGTAATTTAAATAGACTAAATGATTCTAGTATGCTAACTGAAACAAAAGATGGAGCTACTATGGTTGTATTTAGTGGTGATTTAGATAAGGCTATTGCTTCGTTTATAATAGCTACTGGAGCAGCTTCTATGGGTAAAAAAGTTACTATGTTCTTTACATTCTGGGGATTAAATGTTCTAAGAAAGCATGATGCTCCTAATGTTGAAAAAGATACTCTTGAAAAAATGTTTAGCATGATGATGCCAAAAGGTCCTTCTAAGCTTCCTTTATCTAAGATGCAAATGGGTGGTATGGGTCCTAAAATGATAAATCATGTTATGGCAAAGAAAAATGTTGACTCACTTGAGACTTTAATGAAAAATGCCATGGATTTAGGTGTTAAAATAGTAGCTTGTTCTATGTCTATGGATGTTATGGGTCTTAAAGAAGAAGAATTTATAGATGGAGTTGAAATAGGAGGAGTTGCAAGCTATCTTGGTGCAGCTGAAGATTCTGGATTAAATCTATTCATATAA
- a CDS encoding ornithine cyclodeaminase family protein has protein sequence MLLLNKQDIDKVFSMGDAIEADKRAFEIFSNSESIVPLRTKLENKKNNGINLFMPAYAESLDNAGIKIVSIFPDNASKNKPVVPASMILIDNITGEVNCILDGTYLTQLRTGAASGAATDILARKDSKVGALFGTGGQAYKQLEAVLEARELEVVKVYGRNKEKTQKFIDEMKEKLSKYKTQIIAAKDADDAVIDADIITLATSSNKPVFNGKLVKKGTHINGIGSFTPQMQEMDEYIISNADKLYVDSVDACLEEAGDIIIPLNKGLIEKDKISGELGQVINETIKGRENDEEITIFKSVGIAVQDIVTANKIYQKAIELGIGSKVDM, from the coding sequence ATGCTTTTATTAAACAAACAAGATATAGACAAGGTATTTAGTATGGGAGACGCAATAGAAGCAGATAAAAGAGCATTTGAGATTTTTTCAAATAGTGAGAGCATAGTTCCTTTAAGAACTAAACTAGAAAATAAAAAGAACAATGGTATAAATTTATTTATGCCAGCATATGCTGAAAGTTTAGATAATGCAGGAATAAAGATAGTATCTATATTTCCTGACAATGCAAGTAAAAATAAGCCAGTAGTACCTGCTAGCATGATACTTATTGACAATATAACAGGCGAAGTTAATTGTATATTAGACGGAACTTATTTAACACAGCTTAGAACAGGGGCGGCTTCTGGAGCTGCAACAGATATATTGGCTAGAAAAGATAGTAAGGTAGGAGCTTTATTTGGAACAGGAGGACAAGCTTATAAACAGCTTGAGGCTGTCCTTGAAGCTAGGGAATTAGAAGTAGTTAAGGTATATGGAAGAAATAAAGAGAAGACTCAAAAATTTATAGATGAAATGAAAGAAAAGTTGTCTAAATATAAAACTCAAATTATAGCGGCTAAGGATGCGGATGATGCGGTTATTGATGCAGATATAATAACACTAGCTACATCTTCAAATAAGCCTGTATTCAACGGTAAACTCGTAAAAAAAGGTACACATATAAATGGAATAGGTTCATTTACACCACAAATGCAGGAAATGGATGAATATATAATATCAAATGCTGATAAACTATATGTCGATTCAGTTGATGCTTGTCTTGAAGAAGCAGGTGATATAATAATACCTTTAAATAAGGGATTGATAGAAAAAGATAAAATCAGCGGTGAATTAGGACAAGTTATAAATGAAACTATTAAAGGAAGAGAGAATGATGAAGAAATAACTATATTCAAAAGTGTTGGAATAGCAGTTCAAGATATAGTTACAGCTAATAAAATATATCAAAAAGCTATCGAATTAGGCATTGGATCAAAGGTAGATATGTAA
- a CDS encoding stalk domain-containing protein: MKIRNKAIATTLIGASLLTNMMPVFANENPHKDKDLKPVLISAEKPVPVLINNAPNKSVNVNIDGKIVTFPDQKPILIKAESRTIVPVRFITEHLGGTVSWDEDTKTAMIKLDGKKVELPVNKKYAKVDGEQVELDSSAKLISNRTFVPLRFVCETFGYDVSWDDKTDTVKLNKKDDNVYTGGSKYFDEELGLYKMFGNVTNIENDTILVEGEGLYNQIKFNINEDTEIVDLDGMKLSKDDIKDASEIIVYHDQKMTRSLPPIANAQKIVVADLNVKDGKISQITDVKNGKMFLVGSMNDGINFNITDKTVIVNEAEQKLTSDALTKGADVEVYYGNIMTMSLPPITSAKKIVVKGVYTMTGNVKTIQKNSILVEGEGLYDQIKFNITDETKIVDKEGKELSKSDIKEGSKVVAYHGGAMTRSLPPITNATKIIVE, from the coding sequence ATGAAAATTAGAAATAAAGCAATAGCTACAACTTTAATAGGGGCAAGTTTATTAACAAATATGATGCCTGTATTTGCAAATGAAAATCCACATAAAGATAAGGATTTAAAACCTGTATTAATATCAGCAGAAAAGCCAGTTCCAGTACTTATTAATAATGCACCTAATAAGAGTGTAAATGTAAATATAGATGGGAAAATAGTAACTTTCCCAGACCAAAAACCTATATTAATAAAAGCTGAATCAAGAACTATAGTTCCAGTAAGATTTATAACTGAACACCTAGGAGGAACAGTTTCTTGGGATGAGGATACAAAGACAGCTATGATTAAACTAGATGGTAAGAAAGTTGAACTACCTGTTAATAAAAAATATGCTAAAGTAGATGGAGAACAAGTAGAACTTGATTCATCAGCTAAATTAATAAGCAACAGAACTTTCGTACCTTTAAGATTTGTATGCGAAACTTTTGGATATGATGTTTCTTGGGATGATAAAACTGACACAGTAAAATTAAATAAAAAAGATGATAATGTTTATACAGGAGGAAGCAAGTACTTTGATGAAGAGTTAGGACTTTACAAAATGTTTGGAAATGTTACTAATATAGAAAATGATACTATATTAGTTGAAGGTGAAGGATTATATAATCAAATAAAATTTAATATAAATGAAGATACTGAAATAGTAGATTTAGATGGGATGAAATTATCAAAAGACGATATAAAGGATGCAAGCGAAATAATTGTTTATCATGATCAAAAGATGACAAGAAGCTTACCTCCTATAGCAAACGCTCAAAAAATAGTAGTTGCTGATTTGAATGTAAAGGATGGAAAGATATCACAAATAACTGATGTAAAGAATGGAAAGATGTTCCTTGTAGGAAGCATGAATGATGGAATAAACTTTAACATAACTGATAAAACTGTAATAGTTAATGAAGCTGAGCAAAAATTAACATCTGATGCTTTAACTAAAGGAGCAGATGTTGAAGTATATTATGGAAATATAATGACTATGAGCTTACCTCCAATAACTAGTGCAAAGAAGATAGTAGTTAAAGGGGTATATACTATGACAGGTAATGTTAAAACTATACAAAAGAATTCTATATTAGTTGAAGGTGAAGGACTATACGATCAAATAAAATTCAATATAACTGATGAAACTAAGATAGTTGATAAAGAAGGAAAAGAATTATCAAAATCAGACATCAAAGAAGGAAGCAAGGTAGTAGCATATCACGGTGGAGCTATGACAAGAAGTTTACCTCCAATTACAAATGCAACTAAGATAATAGTTGAATAA